One Streptobacillus ratti genomic window, AAATAAGGATAGAATCGTAAGTAGAGAACAAATTAAAAATCATGTTTGGGATTTCTATTATGAGGGATGTTCTAATGTTATAGATGTATTAATTAAAAATATCAGAAAAAAAATTGATTTAGAGGGAGCTAAACAAATAATATTTACTAAAAAGGGGCTTGGTTATGTGGTTAAAGAGAATGAGAACTAAGTTTCAAAGAAATATTCCAATAACTTTAAAAGTTACTCTTTGGTATAGTACATTTATACTTTTGTTAATGATATCAAGTATAGTCCTTATACTAATACTTTCTTCATCTTTAGGAATGAGTGTATCTAAACAACAATTAAAAGATCATGTTGATGAGGTCGCTAAATATCCTGAAAAATTTGAAAGTTTTGAATCTGGGATTTTCTATATAAACTATGATCATTATGGAGAAATACTTGCTGGTAAATATCCTTTAGGGTTTAATCTTAAACTTAAATTAGAAGAAAATAGCATCAGGATATATGAAAAAAATGATTATAAGTTCTATTATTATGATAGTAAAATAAAAAATAGTAATTATTGGATAAGAGGAGTTTATCCTATCAATCATCTTGCACAAGATAGAGATAGAAATAATATAATTTTATCAATTTTTGCTCCAATATTTTTTCTAATCGTTGTTTTAGGTGGAAAAGAAATATTAAAAAGAGGATTTAGACCTGTTAAACAGATTTCAAACACTGCATTAGACATTACAAAAAGTCAAGATTTTTCTAAACGTATTGAGATTGAAGATGGTAGTGATGAAATACATAAAATGGCTAAAACTTTTAATACCATGCTTGATTCAATTGAATCATCATATATACGTGAAAAACAATTTAATTCAAATGTTTCACACGAACTAAAAACACCTATTAGTGTTATACTTGCAGAAAGTTCTTATTCTTTAGAACATGTAAGTAACCTAGAAGAAGCTAAAGAATCTTTTGAGGTTATAAAAAGGCAATCTAAGAAAATGTCTGAATTAATTAATCAAATAATGATGTTATCTAAAATTGAAAATATATCTAATTTAGAATTGATTAATTTAAATTTATCTGATTTAGTAAATCACACATTAATTGATAATTCTATAATTTTTGAAGAAAAAAATATTAATCTTTCTAAAAATATTGAAAAAAATATTATCATATTTGGTGATAAAATTATGTTAGAAAGAATGTTAGATAATTTAATAAGTAATGCAATTAAATTCACAAAAGATAAAATTAGCATTAATTTAATCAATAAAAATGAGAAAATAATTTTAGAAATTATTGATAATGGGTTAGGAATTTCTGAAAAGAATATAGATTTCATATTTAATAGATTTTATCAAGAAAATATATCAAGAAATAAGGGAGAAAATCAAGGTTCAGGACTTGGTTTATCATTAGTTAAAGAAATAGTTAAACTACATCATGCTGAAATTAGTGTAGAAAGTAATTATATGAATTATACTAAATTTACAGTATGTTTTAACAAAATAGAATAGAAAATATAAAATCCTACTTTTAGAGGTTAATTAACTTTCCCTCATTTAAGTAGGATTTTACTTTATTTATAAATAATTTTATTAATTTTTAAAACTATGTATTGGTGCTGGTATTCTTCCACCTCTGTTAATAAATTCATCACATTTATATGGATTTACTTTCATTATTGGTGCTCTACCAAGTAATCCACCAAATTCTACCATATCTCCCTCTACCATACCAGTAACAGGGATTATTCTTACTGCTGTTGTCTTTTGATTTATCATACCTATAGCCATCTCATCTGCTATAATTCCAGATAAAGTTGCTGCACTAGTTGTTCCAGGTACTGCAACCATGTCAAGTCCAACTGAACAAACACAAGTCATAGCCTCTAATTTTTCTAAACTTAATGCTCCTATTTTAACTGCATCTATCATATTTGCATCTTCACTAACAGGAATAAATGCTCCACTTAATCCTCCCACATGAGAACTTGCCATTACTCCACCTTTTTTTATAGAATCATTTAACAGAGCCAATGCACAAGTTGTCCCTGGAGCTCCAACTTTTTCAAATCCCATAAATTCTAATACTTCTCCTATAGAATCTCCTATAGCTGGTGTTGGTGCTAATGATAAATCTATAATACCAAAAGGTACATTTAATCTACGAGAAGCCTCATTTGCAACAAGTTGTCCAACCCTTGTAATCTTAAATGAAGTCTTTTTAATGATTTCACATAATTCATCAAAACTCTTACCTTTAGATTCTTTAATTGCACTTGCAACTACACCTGGTCCACTTACTCCAACATGAACAGTTGCGTCCATTTCACTAACTCCATGAAAAGCTCCTGCCATAAATGGATTGTCATCTGGTGCATTACAGAATACAACAAATTTAGCACAACCAAAAGAATTTGGTGTTATTTCTGCTATTTCCTTTATTATTTCTCCTACAAGTTTTATAGCGTCCATATTAAGCCCTATTTTTGAACTTCCAAGATTAAGAGAAGAACAAATAAATCTAGTTTCTTTTAAAGCCTTAGGTATAGATCTAATAAATAGTTCTTCATTTGATGTCATTCCTTTAGAAACTAAAGCTGAATATCCACCTAGAAAATCTATTCCAACTTTTTTAGCAACATCATCTAAAGTTTTGGCTATTTTTACATAATCATCTATAGTCTTAGTACAACCTGAAGCAACTAATGAAATAGGTGTAATAGATACCCTTTTATTTACTATAGGGATACCAAATTCTTTACTTATTTCTTCTCCAGTTTTTACTAAATTCTTTGACAGGTTATATATCTTCTTATATATTTTATCACAAAAAACATCTATATCATCACTTACACAATCAAGTAAACTTATACCTAAAGTAATAGTTCTTACATCTAAGTTTTCTTTTTGTATCATTTTATTAGTTTCATTAATTTCAAATACATTCATAATTACACCCTGTGCATAGATTGGAAAATTTCTTCTTTTTGTGCATTAATTTGTATATCTAATTCTTTTCCTATTACATCTAGCCTTTCTTGTAATTGTGTATGTCCAATACTTGATTTAGTAACATCAACTATCATTATCATATTAAAATATCCTTCAAGTATAGATTGAGAAATATCTAATATATTTATATCAACTTCTGCTAAAGCATTACATATTTTTGCAATTATTCCTATTTTATCTAATCCTACAACAGTAATAATAGTTTTTTTCATGTTATTCTCCTTTATGTTTAATTTGAACAACCACAGTGTTTATCTAATAATTCAACTAAAGTTTTAACATGAACTCCTGTTGCTCCTAATGGTAAATATCCATTAGCTTTAGATAAAAATGCTGTTCCAGCTATATCTAAGTGTACCCAAGGTGTTTTATTAACAAATGATTCTATGAATAATCCTGCAGTAATAGTTCCACCTAATCTACCACCTGAATTTTTAATATCTGCTACTACTGAATTATTTAATGCTCTGAAATCATCAGAAGTAGGTAATTGCCATATTGGTTCTCCTGCTTTTTTAGATGCTTCAAGAACTTCATTAAATAAGGCTTGATTATTAGTTACACTTCCAGTATAGAATTCACTTAATGCTACAAGACAAGCACCTGTTAATGTTGCAAGGTCTATTATTTTATCAACTTTTAATACTTCTGCTGAATAATAAACTGCATCAGCAAGTGTTAATCTTCCCTCTGCATCTGTATTGTCAACTTCTATAGTTTTTCCAGCTAATGAACCTATAACATCACCTGGTTTATATGAATTTCCACTAATAGAATTTTCACAAGCAGCAACTACTCCATAAACATTAGTCTTAATATTATTCTTTGCTAATGAATACATAGTTCCTATTACAGTTCCAGCTCCACCCATATCACAGAACATAGTCTTCATTCCATCACTTGGTTTAATAGAATATCCTCCTGTATCATAAGTAATACCTTTACCTACTAAAGCTATTTTTTCTGAACTTTCATTATTATTTAAATATTCCATTATTATAAATCTAGGTCTATTTTCTGAACCTCTTGCTACTGATAAGAAAGCTTTCATTCCTATTTTTTCTATTTCATCTTCTTCTAAAACAGTAACTTTTACACCTAATTTTTCTAATTTTTCTTTAGCAAAATTAGCTAAAGTTTCAGGATATAAATCTTGAGATGGCATATTTACTAAATCTCTAGTAAAGAATACTCCCTCCATAGTATTAGTAATTTTAACTAATTCTTTTTTAACTTTTTCTTCCTTAGCACTATCTACAAAGAAATTAACTGTAATTTCTTTTAAATTAACTTTTTCAGACTTATATTTATCAAATCTATATTCTGCATGTATCATTCCCTCAAGTGCTGCACAATAAGTTCTTCTTGTACATAAACCATTTAATTTAGGTATATATATTTTTATTTCATCTTCTTTTTTAACTTGCATTTCTTTAGCTAATTTATAGAAAATTTTTCTAACTTTATCTATAGTTATTTCTTCTTTTTTACCTAAACCTATTAAAGCTACTTTTTCTTTATCTTCTAAATCTCTATAAATTAGAATTTCACTTTCTTTTCCTGAAAAAAGACCAAGTTTATTCATCTTATCAAAAACAACATTATCTACTTTTTCATTTTCATAAACTAACACTGCTTCTAACCCATTTTTAACATTTTCTAATCCTATATTATATTTCATATTTCTATCCTCTTTCTATATTTTTTCTACTAAATTTCTCGCATGGTCGCATACTCTTGTAAAATGTGATATTAAATCTATATATGAAAGACCTGCATGAATTTCACATTCTTGTGAATTTAATCTTTTAATATGATTTTTTCTTATTTTCTTTTCATATGAATATACTCTATTATGTAAATCTAATGCCTCAAATACTTTTTCTTTATCTCCATGTTTAATAGCTTCTATTGCACATTCTACCATTTCTGTTGATATTTGTAAAATGTTATTAATTTCATTATGTGCGTATTCTGAGAATTTTAAATTTTTTCTTATTTCATATTCAACATCTGTTAATATACCGTCAGCATGATCTCCTATTCTTTCAACATCTCTACACATATCTAAGTATATTCCTAATTCTTCTCCCTCTTTTTCACTTAAATTTTCTCTTGAAAGATCTGATAAATATTTTGTTATTTCTCTATCTAGTGTATTAATACCCTCTTCTCTTTTCTTTATTTCCAATGCAAGATTTTCATCATGAGTATGGAAAAATTCAACAGATTTCTTTAAGTTTTCTAAAGCAACTTCTATCATTAATAGCATTTCTTGTTTTACTTGTCCAAGTGCTATAGATGGTGTTTGAATTAATGCTCTATCAAGATATTTAACTGTATATTCTTCATCATTTTTATCTTCTTTTATAACTTTGCTAACTATATATGCTAAAACTCCTATGAAAGGGAATAATATTATTGTATTTAAAATATTAAATGTTCCATGTGCAAACCCTATAGTCAACTTAGGTGATAAATGTAAAAACTTACTCATTTTTTCTACAAAAAGTGTAAAAGGTGTTAAAAATATCATGAAAATTGTAGCACCAATTATATTAAATAGAACATGTGAAAGAGCAATTCTTTTAGCTGCTGAACTTGCTCCTATTACTGCAATTATGGCAGTTATAGTTGTTCCTATATTATCCCCGAATAATACAGGTAATGCTGCTCTTAAAGTAATTAAATTATCTTGATAAATATTTTGTAATATACCAACAGTTGCTGATGATGATTGAACTATCATAGTAAGTGCTGTCCCTATAAATACACCTAATAATGAATTATTACTTAAATTTATTGTTAAATCAACAAATGATGGTAAACTTCTTAAAGGGTGCATAGCTTTAGACATTAAACTTAATGCAAAGAATAATCCACCAAAACCAAATATTATTCTTCCTATATTATTAATATTTTTTCTATTAGTGAAAGTTAATAATGCTACTCCAAAGAAAAGTATTGGTAGTGAATAACGAGAAATATTAAACCCTATAATTACAGCTGTAAGTGTAGTTCCTATATTAGCTCCCATTATTATTCCTATAGCCTGTCTTAAAGTAAGCAATCCAGCTCCAACTAGTCCTATTGTTATTACTGATGTTCCAGAACTTGATTGTATTAAAGCTGTAACAAATACTCCAACAAGTACACCTAGAAATGGAGAAGTTGTATATTTATCTAAAATATATCTTAATTTTTCTCCAGCCATTAATTGCAATCCTTCTCCCATGTATTTTATACAGAAAAGAAATAATCCTAATCCTCCTAAAAATGTAAATATCATCTCTCTGTAATTTATAACTTGTGTCATTAATTTCCTCCTAAAGTATATTCGAATACATCTCTTTCAGTTTCATCACTTGCATGAACTTTAGCTATATATTTAAAGTTCAATTTATTAATTAATTTCATCATTGCTATATTATCTTTATGTATGTCTATTCTTACAACAAATTTAGAATCTTTTATAGAGATTCTTATTAATTTTTCTAAAAATTCTTTTCCTATACCTTTTTTCATTTCATTTTTATTTACCATGACTCTATGTATAGATGAATAATCAATTTCATTATTAATATTTCCATCATATGTTTTAAGATACATGGTATTAATTCCATAATTTAAAGATGCGTAAGCATAAATTTCTTTATCTTTTTCATATACATACCCTCTTTGAAGTTTTATATCTTTTTTAAAATCTTCTTCTAAAGGATAATTATTAGACCATTGATTTAAGCCAATTTCTTTTTGAAATTCTAAAGCTAGTTCTTTAATTTCTAATATTTTATTTATATCTTCTAATTTAGCTTTTCTAAGTTTAAATTTACTTTTAGAATTTTCTTTTTGCTTTATATTATACTTTGACATTAATTTTTCAATATCTGTATTGTTTATAAAAGCATTAATTATTTTAAATATATGTTTATCTAGTTTATTTAAAATAATGTTTTCTTCTTCAGTAAAATTTCCTAGAACATGTGATATTACAGACTTATTATTAGGTTTTCCTATACCTACCTTAACTCTTATAAATTCTTCGCCTATATGGGATATTATAGATTTTATTCCATTATGCCCAGCAGATCTTCCATTATTTTTTATTTTTATTTCTCCAACTTTTAAATCCATGTCATCATAAATAACTAACAAATCTTTTTTAGTATTTATTTTGAAAAAAGTAATTAACTCTTTAATGGCTTCTCCACTTAAATTCATATAAGTTAAAGGTTTTTGAAAAAAAACAGTTTCATTCCCAATTAATTCTTTTGTATACATACTTTTGTATTTTTCTTTTAAATTTGAAATATTATTAGCATCTAAATATTTATCTAAATAGATGTATCCAATATTATGTCTATTTTTTTCATATTCCTTATCAGGATTTCCTAATCCGACTATTAATTTCACTTTACACCTCTTTTCATTTAAAATTACACCTAATTTTACCATTTTTTCTATTTTTTTTCTATGTATTTTTTTATTTTTAATTGACTTTTATAAATTTCAGGGTATGAATATATTAGGAGGAGATATTATGGAGATATTAGTTAAATTTGATGATAAAGAAAAAGAGAAAATTTTTAATTATGCTAAATCTCATTCTCTTACTTTAGAAGAAGTTTTTAAAAAAGCTTTATTTGAAAAGATAGAAAATGAATTTGAAATATATTTAGCAGAAAAACTTTATTTAGATTATATGAAAAAAGAAAAAAAGAATAATGTCATTTTTAAAAATTTAGATGTTTAAATAAATAATATATATTTATATATATTCATATTCTTTATTATTATGTATATGAAATTGTGAATACTCTTTATT contains:
- the pth gene encoding aminoacyl-tRNA hydrolase, which produces MKLIVGLGNPDKEYEKNRHNIGYIYLDKYLDANNISNLKEKYKSMYTKELIGNETVFFQKPLTYMNLSGEAIKELITFFKINTKKDLLVIYDDMDLKVGEIKIKNNGRSAGHNGIKSIISHIGEEFIRVKVGIGKPNNKSVISHVLGNFTEEENIILNKLDKHIFKIINAFINNTDIEKLMSKYNIKQKENSKSKFKLRKAKLEDINKILEIKELALEFQKEIGLNQWSNNYPLEEDFKKDIKLQRGYVYEKDKEIYAYASLNYGINTMYLKTYDGNINNEIDYSSIHRVMVNKNEMKKGIGKEFLEKLIRISIKDSKFVVRIDIHKDNIAMMKLINKLNFKYIAKVHASDETERDVFEYTLGGN
- a CDS encoding Na/Pi cotransporter family protein, encoding MTQVINYREMIFTFLGGLGLFLFCIKYMGEGLQLMAGEKLRYILDKYTTSPFLGVLVGVFVTALIQSSSGTSVITIGLVGAGLLTLRQAIGIIMGANIGTTLTAVIIGFNISRYSLPILFFGVALLTFTNRKNINNIGRIIFGFGGLFFALSLMSKAMHPLRSLPSFVDLTINLSNNSLLGVFIGTALTMIVQSSSATVGILQNIYQDNLITLRAALPVLFGDNIGTTITAIIAVIGASSAAKRIALSHVLFNIIGATIFMIFLTPFTLFVEKMSKFLHLSPKLTIGFAHGTFNILNTIILFPFIGVLAYIVSKVIKEDKNDEEYTVKYLDRALIQTPSIALGQVKQEMLLMIEVALENLKKSVEFFHTHDENLALEIKKREEGINTLDREITKYLSDLSRENLSEKEGEELGIYLDMCRDVERIGDHADGILTDVEYEIRKNLKFSEYAHNEINNILQISTEMVECAIEAIKHGDKEKVFEALDLHNRVYSYEKKIRKNHIKRLNSQECEIHAGLSYIDLISHFTRVCDHARNLVEKI
- a CDS encoding leucyl aminopeptidase, which translates into the protein MKYNIGLENVKNGLEAVLVYENEKVDNVVFDKMNKLGLFSGKESEILIYRDLEDKEKVALIGLGKKEEITIDKVRKIFYKLAKEMQVKKEDEIKIYIPKLNGLCTRRTYCAALEGMIHAEYRFDKYKSEKVNLKEITVNFFVDSAKEEKVKKELVKITNTMEGVFFTRDLVNMPSQDLYPETLANFAKEKLEKLGVKVTVLEEDEIEKIGMKAFLSVARGSENRPRFIIMEYLNNNESSEKIALVGKGITYDTGGYSIKPSDGMKTMFCDMGGAGTVIGTMYSLAKNNIKTNVYGVVAACENSISGNSYKPGDVIGSLAGKTIEVDNTDAEGRLTLADAVYYSAEVLKVDKIIDLATLTGACLVALSEFYTGSVTNNQALFNEVLEASKKAGEPIWQLPTSDDFRALNNSVVADIKNSGGRLGGTITAGLFIESFVNKTPWVHLDIAGTAFLSKANGYLPLGATGVHVKTLVELLDKHCGCSN
- a CDS encoding ACT domain-containing protein; protein product: MKKTIITVVGLDKIGIIAKICNALAEVDINILDISQSILEGYFNMIMIVDVTKSSIGHTQLQERLDVIGKELDIQINAQKEEIFQSMHRV
- a CDS encoding sensor histidine kinase, with amino-acid sequence MWLKRMRTKFQRNIPITLKVTLWYSTFILLLMISSIVLILILSSSLGMSVSKQQLKDHVDEVAKYPEKFESFESGIFYINYDHYGEILAGKYPLGFNLKLKLEENSIRIYEKNDYKFYYYDSKIKNSNYWIRGVYPINHLAQDRDRNNIILSIFAPIFFLIVVLGGKEILKRGFRPVKQISNTALDITKSQDFSKRIEIEDGSDEIHKMAKTFNTMLDSIESSYIREKQFNSNVSHELKTPISVILAESSYSLEHVSNLEEAKESFEVIKRQSKKMSELINQIMMLSKIENISNLELINLNLSDLVNHTLIDNSIIFEEKNINLSKNIEKNIIIFGDKIMLERMLDNLISNAIKFTKDKISINLINKNEKIILEIIDNGLGISEKNIDFIFNRFYQENISRNKGENQGSGLGLSLVKEIVKLHHAEISVESNYMNYTKFTVCFNKIE
- a CDS encoding DUF6290 family protein is translated as MEILVKFDDKEKEKIFNYAKSHSLTLEEVFKKALFEKIENEFEIYLAEKLYLDYMKKEKKNNVIFKNLDV
- a CDS encoding PFL family protein; amino-acid sequence: MNVFEINETNKMIQKENLDVRTITLGISLLDCVSDDIDVFCDKIYKKIYNLSKNLVKTGEEISKEFGIPIVNKRVSITPISLVASGCTKTIDDYVKIAKTLDDVAKKVGIDFLGGYSALVSKGMTSNEELFIRSIPKALKETRFICSSLNLGSSKIGLNMDAIKLVGEIIKEIAEITPNSFGCAKFVVFCNAPDDNPFMAGAFHGVSEMDATVHVGVSGPGVVASAIKESKGKSFDELCEIIKKTSFKITRVGQLVANEASRRLNVPFGIIDLSLAPTPAIGDSIGEVLEFMGFEKVGAPGTTCALALLNDSIKKGGVMASSHVGGLSGAFIPVSEDANMIDAVKIGALSLEKLEAMTCVCSVGLDMVAVPGTTSAATLSGIIADEMAIGMINQKTTAVRIIPVTGMVEGDMVEFGGLLGRAPIMKVNPYKCDEFINRGGRIPAPIHSFKN